From the genome of Monomorium pharaonis isolate MP-MQ-018 chromosome 1, ASM1337386v2, whole genome shotgun sequence:
ttaaaaatggaatttgtaatttatacataacatTCCTAAATGcctcaaataatttttccgcGTTGCTATTTCTTGCATCAATatcgattaatttaatcaattgcGAGCGAACATCTAATGTTTCAGGATCAACATACCGACTATGAAACGTCATCCATTTTTGATTTGTAATATCAGACGTTTCATCAATAAAAatggtaaatttattattttgcagaatGTCAACAACACGATTGGTTTCAACTGGACATAATACGTTTGAAAtgattttgttacatttagtCCGACTCATGCTCATGGCTTCTAATACTTTAGAATCTTTTCCTATCTCTTGGAAAAATGAGAGAATATCTTTTGCCGTTtgatgagaaatatttttttcggcaATAAATGCAGCGTATTTAATTTCTGCTGCTTTCTTTCGCTCATCAAACGACAAAAGCGATTCGtccgtaatattaatatcttcgtctgtttcctttctttctttatttttatctgcaGCAATTTTTAAGTGCATTGCGGAATCTGCATGACGATAAATGTGTGACAATCTAGCATCCAtgtatttttcacaaaattcacaaaaaaataatgttttatcatgTGATGCTTCACGTAACCATGGTTTAAACAATTCAATATCTAACCATTCTTGtcgaaatttttgttttgtttgagAAGCTTCATTTATATCgtcaatttttgttaaagaaaatgtagctttttgcagattttCTTTGTGACACGTAGAATTTGCATGTCTTGAAATACGtgtattacaagaaaaatttttcttacatacaGTGCAATGATAAAGATCGTCATTCAACGGTACTTTACGtatccaaaatttatattgagtGTCGCTAAGCCAAGCTTCCTGAAAACTTcgcttatctttcttttctaagGGCTCGCACATTTTTATAGACAACAAGAAAGAAATCAAACGAAGaatcaaatagaaaaaattaaaagaagaataaataagggaaaaatatataaaagtttcttaCTGATTTCCCAATCAAAACTTTCAGCTTTCTCAATATAACGTTGTTTGTAAAATGCACTTACGTTCAAAACGTTAACACTCAAtcgcataaaaataatacattaacacAGTAAAATCaagtaacaataaacaaatcgTGATATCGTGCTCTCCGCACACAGTCAAACGACAAACGCGGCTCGCACTCACACAATGAAGAATCAGCCGCGTGGTGCCCGGCGAGCGGCGCGCGGCGAAACATGTGCACGCGATTTTCAATTGTTTACCTAGCTCTGCCGTTTCGCACATTTCGCAAGCAACCGCCATGGACCCCAGTTTGTCCcgtaagtaataaattaatttactcttttttctgcattatcataatttcttttatattatattttttttattaacagaatCGGAATCAGCTTCGATGGAGCATTTGCTGCAGTTgttgcagcagcagcaacaacaacaacaacaactgCAGCAGCAACAAGTGGAAGTGCAACGACAGTTGCACTTCCTCTATGAAGAGCTCCAAAAaaagcagcaggagcagccgCCGCAGGAGCAGCCGCTGCAAGAGCAGCCGATGCaggagcagcagcagcagcagcagcagcagcagcaggagcagccgCAGCAGGAGCAGCCGCAGGAGCAACCGCAACAGCAGCAAATATGtaagtattttacattattacgtattaatattaaaaattattttattttaataatgtatttatttatttttagacagAAAAAGAATAGGGGGCGGTCGCTCAAGGGCCCGTTGGCGAGCGCAGAGGGGGATACCACCTCGCCGACGTGGCGCCCGTGGCGGCCGAGGTGGCGGCCGAGGTGGCGGCCGGGGTGGCGGCCGAGGTGGCGGCCGAGGTGGCGACCGAGGTGGCGGCCGAGGTGGCGGCCGAGGTGGCAGCCGAGGTGGCGGCCGAGGTGGCGGCCCCacttatatatatcattataaacattacaatatatattaaaatataaaaaatatattagatttaaaaaatacgaatttttaaaatatatttttatattcccttctttcttcttttcctttttatgtatgtttatatatatatgtgtgtgtgtgtgtgtgtgtgtgtgtgtgtgtgtgtgtgtgtgtgtgtgtacaattaaataaataattaattaaaaactggtttagaacgctagacctcacatctatgaataatagatgtgttaaaaatatgaaacaattaaatgtGGTATAATAGGGCTACTGGCGAAGGTCCACGTAAAAAAACCTAACGCGCTATTAGTGGCACCTCATGGGTAGCGTGGAAGCCACTtagtaattaagaaataaatgtgataaatacgCCAacatcgaaagaaaaataagttaaaatcttATCGGTGAGAATAAAGCAACATTAGTTAAATTCTGATTCAAActatatagtatttttttttaatatcaacagtaattaataataaatacacacacaaatttgtgaaatgtataaaattaatataacgtgtTTATGTTCTCgaaattaattccaaaataaattaaacaagagaagtataaaaataattcgcaatttaacaaagtaagtaataaaaatatatacatgcataataatagaatacgtGACAAATTCAAGAGTTTTCTCTGTCTCACATTTATTCCTGAAATGTCGGTTGGATATGACTTAATTGAGTTTTAACAGTGACTAAATACTTTGTCGGAGATGAGTTTGTCACGAgtcttgttattatatatgtatttttattattttcttattttgttaaattacgGACTACTatcatatttctcttatttaatttactttgtaattaattttaagaatgacACGATcacgttacattaattttacatatttcacgaatttatgtatgtatttataattgttgattaactgagtattaatatttaaaaaagttgcaaTGTAATTAAGAGTTAATGTTATCGTTACCACCgacaagataattaatttatgtttcatTTGACATCTG
Proteins encoded in this window:
- the LOC118644919 gene encoding transcription factor SPT20 homolog — protein: MDPSLSQSESASMEHLLQLLQQQQQQQQQLQQQQVEVQRQLHFLYEELQKKQQEQPPQEQPLQEQPMQEQQQQQQQQQQEQPQQEQPQEQPQQQQIYRKRIGGGRSRARWRAQRGIPPRRRGARGGRGGGRGGGRGGGRGGGRGGDRGGGRGGGRGGSRGGGRGLLAKVHVKKPNALLVAPHG